A genomic segment from Torulaspora globosa chromosome 3, complete sequence encodes:
- the SUP35 gene encoding translation termination factor GTPase eRF3 (ancestral locus Anc_8.370): protein MSENQGAGQGQQQQDGNNYYQQYYQNYAAQQGYQGYQGYNGQQGYQGYNAGQPYQQQQQQQYSQYQSYQPQQQFQQYQGADAQYGGYQQGYQRDNYKGYNQGYGGYNQGGFNAQPQQQQGMTLEDFQKQKQQPAAKPKKTLKLVSSSGIKLANATKKVDAKPEEKKEKAEPGKKEEKSAPPKEDVKAESKSETETAAKNEAKNEESLPEVEKLKIEEESNAVNSADALIKEQEDEVDEEVVKDMFGGKDHVSIIFMGHVDAGKSTMGGNILYLTGSVDKRTVEKYEREAKDAGRQGWYLSWVMDTNKEERNDGKTIEVGRAYFETESRRYTILDAPGHKMYVSEMIGGASQADVGILVISARKGEYETGFEKGGQTREHALLAKTQGVNKMIVVINKMDDPTVNWSKERYDQCVKNLSNFLKAIGYNVKEDVVFMPVSGYSGAGLKDRVDPKVCPWYEGPSLLQYLDKMSHLDRRVNAPFMLPIAAKMRDMGTVVEGKIESGHIKKGHSTLLMPNKINVEIQNIYNETENEVDMAICGEQVKLRIKGIEEEDISAGFVLTSPKNPIKNVTRFVAQIAIVELKSIMSAGFSCVMHVHTAIEEVTITRLLHKLEKGTNRKSKKPPAFAKKGMKIIAVVETEEPVCVETYEDYPQLGRFTLRDQGTTIAIGKIVKILD from the coding sequence ATGTCTGAAAATCAGGGCGCCGGCCAGGGTCAGCAACAGCAGGATGGTAACAATTACTATCAACAATACTACCAGAACTACGCTGCTCAGCAGGGATACCAAGGATATCAGGGGTATAATGGTCAACAAGGATACCAGGGTTACAATGCCGGACAGCCataccagcagcagcagcagcagcaatatTCACAGTATCAGTCATATCAGCCGCAACAGCAATTCCAACAGTATCAGGGAGCTGATGCACAATATGGTGGATACCAACAAGGCTACCAGCGCGACAACTACAAGGGCTATAACCAGGGCTACGGCGGCTACAATCAGGGCGGATTCAACGCTCAAccacaacagcaacaggGCATGACTCTGGAAGATTTCCAGAAGCAAAAACAGCAGCCTGCTGCCAAGCCTAAGAAAACGTTGAAGCTGGTTTCGAGCTCGGGTATCAAGCTCGCAAATGCCACTAAGAAGGTGGATGCCAAGccagaggagaagaaagaaaaggcagAACCAGggaagaaggaggaaaagagTGCGCCACCAAAGGAGGATGTAAAGGCTGAGTCTAAGAGCGAGACGGAAACTGCAGCCAAGAACGAAGCTAAGAACGAGGAATCTTTGCCCgaggttgaaaaactcaagatcgaagaagaatccAACGCTGTGAACAGTGCCGATGCTCTGATCAAGgagcaagaagatgaagttGATGAGGAAGTCGTTAAGGACATGTTTGGCGGTAAGGATCACGTTTCTATCATTTTTATGGGCCATGTCGATGCCGGGAAGTCCACAATGGGTGGTAATATCTTGTATTTGACCGGCTCTGTCGATAAGAGAACCGTCGAGAAATACGAAAGGGAGGCTAAAGACGCCGGTAGACAGGGTTGGTACCTGTCTTGGGTCATGGACACTAACAAAGAGGAGAGAAATGACGGTAAGACGATCGAGGTTGGGAGAGCATATTTTGAAACGGAAAGCAGACGTTACACCATCCTGGACGCTCCGGGGCACAAGATGTACGTCTCAGAAATGATCGGAGGTGCTTCCCAAGCAGACGTTGGTATCCTAGTCATTTCAGCAAGAAAGGGTGAGTACGAAACTGGTTTCGAGAAGGGTGGCCAAACACGGGAACACGCTCTACTGGCTAAGACGCAGGGTGTTAACAAGATGATTGTGGTGATTAACAAGATGGATGACCCAACTGTCAACTGGTCAAAGGAACGTTACGACCAATGTgtcaagaacttgagcaatttcttgaaagcaATTGGTTACAACGTCAAAGAGGATGTTGTATTTATGCCCGTTTCCGGATACAGTGGTGCTGGTTTGAAGGACAGAGTTGATCCAAAGGTTTGTCCATGGTACGAAGGGCCATCACTGCTGCAGTACCTAGATAAGATGAGCCATTTGGACCGTCGAGTCAATGCGCCATTCATGCTGCCAATCGCCGCAAAAATGAGAGACATGGGTACTGTCGTTGAGGGTAAGATTGAATCTGGTCACATCAAGAAGGGTCATTCAACGCTATTAATGCCTAACAAAATAAATGTCGAAATTCAAAACATCTATAATGAAACCGAGAACGAGGTGGATATGGCCATTTGTGGTGAACAAGTTAAATTGAGGATAAAGGGTatcgaggaagaagacatttCAGCGGGTTTCGTATTAACATCTCCAAAGAATCCAATCAAGAACGTCACTAGGTTTGTCGCCCAAATCGCGATTGTGGAACTAAAATCGATCATGTCAGCCGGTTTCTCATGTGTTATGCATGTCCACACAGCTATCGAGGAAGTTACAATTACGAGACTGCTTCATAAACTAGAGAAAGGTACAAACCGTAAATCGAAGAAACCTCCTGCTTTTGCGAAGAAGGGAATGAAAATTATCGCCGTGGTGGAGACAGAAGAGCCCGTATGTGTCGAGACCTACGAAGACTACCCTCAATTAGGTAGATTCACATTGAGAGATCAAGGTACCACCATCGCCATCGGTAAGATTGTCAAAATTTTGGACTGA
- the HSP42 gene encoding heat shock protein HSP42 (ancestral locus Anc_8.369) — protein sequence MLKVKDTEIYTMSFYQPSLSLYDVLNALSNQGQARSPQDQLYQLQRRQAEAEAQRRAERATARRFPLYSRFDGPPAGYYYRGIPGEQFYYRPDYYQYSDEEGDAEEYSGSEEDEYRQQVPQGETPYLRAAHHHHRGQSDPLQDLLSALLGGAPPGERADEGKQNIKQSVQREELNEAKGAAEPEAEAPVDETKNEQQKPEPDTQPAGKKKPASRSRSFVSNPLQVSKPETRLDLPFSPEANVYDCPNAYVVVVALPGATSKAFKVDYHPSSHELIIKGSISDKLNVDEKFLKISELRHGAFQRTVKFPVLPRIKDEEIRATYNNGLLQVKVPKIRDGSEKPAPKKRIVIEEIPDEELEFEENPNPVQE from the coding sequence ATGCTGAAAGTCAAGGACACTGAAATCTATACAATGAGTTTCTACCAGCCATCTTTGTCACTTTACGATGTTTTGAACGCTCTTTCGAACCAAGGCCAAGCCAGGTCGCCTCAAGATCAGTTATACCAGCTGCAAAGACGGCAAGCGGAGGCCGAAGCTCAGCGCCGGGCTGAGAGGGCAACTGCCAGACGCTTCCCACTCTATAGTAGATTTGATGGACCGCCAGCCGGTTACTACTACCGGGGCATACCAGGAGAACAGTTCTATTACAGACCCGATTACTACCAATATAGCGACGAGGAGGGAGACGCGGAAGAGTACTCAGGCTCCGAGGAGGACGAGTACCGCCAGCAGGTTCCCCAGGGGGAAACACCGTATCTGCGTGCTGCTCATCACCACCACAGAGGACAATCCGACCCTCTACAGGATCTGCTGAGTGCTCTGCTAGGCGGCGCACCTCCAGGCGAAAGGGCCGACGAGGGAAAGCAAAATATCAAGCAGTCAGTTCAGCGCGAGGAGCTGAATGAGGCGAAGGGCGCTGCTGAACCTGAAGCGGAGGCTCCAGTGGACGAAACCAAAAACGAGCAGCAGAAGCCTGAGCCGGACACGCAACCAGCCGGCAAGAAAAAGCCCGCATCGCGTTCGAGGTCTTTTGTGTCGAACCCATTGCAGGTCTCGAAGCCGGAGACTCGACTGGATTTGCCCTTCTCCCCCGAGGCAAACGTCTACGACTGTCCGAATGCCTATGTAGTCGTCGTCGCATTGCCGGGTGCCACATCGAAAGCCTTCAAGGTAGACTATCATCCCTCATCTCACGAACTGATCATCAAGGGCAGTATCAGCGACAAGCTGAACGTTGAcgaaaagttcttgaaaatctcCGAGCTCAGACACGGCGCTTTCCAAAGAACAGTTAAGTTCCCTGTTCTGCCCCGTATCAAGGACGAGGAGATCAGGGCAACGTACAACAACGGTCTGCTACAGGTGAAAGTACCAAAGATACGCGACGGCTCGGAGAAGCCGGcaccaaagaaaagaatcGTCATAGAAGAGATCCCCgacgaagagctggagTTCGAAGAGAACCCCAACCCCGTTCAAGAATAG
- the SEC7 gene encoding Arf family guanine nucleotide exchange factor SEC7 (ancestral locus Anc_8.368), which produces MSQEETPQDSVASIAPASTVSLSSSVEVAVSVPLEASQTQEPEQSRRPTESQQQEVSQHETFKTNREPLSEPILSSNASKHSRNVSTVSSSAGVANMKSTTLLVKSTLQSIQEEKDLKKYPNVQKVVERTLSRVSETLTHTNNEPYYLDSILVFEVLRAACRTKSSRIQLKSLDCLSKLFSFRALDESILVNPPDSLASNDQTQETTGITPPPKQRLIDAAIDTIADCFQGESTDYRVELQIVKALSSCILVEDLGSLCHGASLLKAVRTIYNVFIFSLSGSNQGIAQATLTQIVSAVFDKIDLKQLSQAPNDAIKNPKDSSSSVEQDSGSQAPLTLNNLNALNDEEDDRMVEAAQQQEQNGTETTSHSMQDLLIKDAFLVFRAMAKISAKPLEAELDMRSHAVRSKLLSLHIIHSIIKDHIEVFLCKTAYLPGTDSVTFLDSVRQYLCLLLSRNAASSIFPVFEITLEIMWLLIANLRADFKREIPVFFTEIYFPVSELKTSTFQQKRYFLSIIQRLCSDPRTLIEFYLNYDCTTGMPNIMEMMVDYLTRLALTRVDINQTQRAYYEEQLGKPLATYSSGQVPLLSVTNMSAATDANQAVLPFPLEFALKMTSLNCIVSMLRSLSSWAHRALNTNVNSNNTASPGNVSRSPSSLGRGRRTSSVFDSTNSLKSIAADDMSGSAASRDIDDPSQFDSLKQQKTELSACIRLFNNKPKRAIPELIKKNFLKDDSPVSVAKWLLETDGLDLAVVGDFLGEGDDQHIAIMHAFVDQFDFTGLSIVDALRKFLQEFRLPGEGQKIDRFMLKFAERFVDQNPGMFAKADTAYVLSYSLIMLNTDLHSSQIKNKMTLQEFLENNEGIDNGKDLPKDFMVGLFNEIANNEIKLQSEQHQAMLSDGQNFIQQQQPPSAFNFFSSRDIVREAYMQVSKEISSKTELVFKNLNKTKSDVGVFHAASHVEHVKSIFETLWMSFLAALTPPFKDYDDIETTNKCLDGLRISIRISATFGIEYARKSFIGALVQFCNLQNLEEIKIKNVNAIIVLLEVALTEGNFFRESWKDVLLVVSQVERLQLISRGIDRESVPDVAQARVANHRISFESARSNQTSFFDKWTKKATPSELAQEKHHNQTLSPEISKFISSSELVLLMDNIFTQSSKLSGNAIIDFIKALTDVSLEEVESSQDASTPRMFSLQKMIDVCYYNMDRIKVEWTPIWAVMGAAFNKIATNPNLAVVFFAIDSLRQLSMRFLDIEELSGFEFQHDFLKPFEYIVQNSGNTEVQMMIIECFRNFILTKSVKIKSGWKPILESLQYTARSQNESIVYKTYTLASNDIVGEHLENVFAQEGAFGELVAVFKEITKNQKSQKLSLHALEALKKMTQKIAEICFDDGSDEKRTEYYTMLLRGKDIFQDIWFPMLFCFNDTIMTADDLEVRSRALNYMFDALVAYGNEFDDAFWEKICTKLLFPIFGVLSKHWEVNQFNSHDDLTVWLSTTLIQALRNLIALFTHYFDSLNKMLDGFLGLLVSCICQENDTIARIGRSCLQQLITQNVTKFNESHWREIGGVFNKLFEMTTATELFEYDPLHQGRRRSSTHQPLADNCAASGKQQPDDSHPSGNIDETVERAHQEEASEDVGNDMSAEQEEAAPHANGKQELSKLSEPSARELRQTSPSRDLKPARRLVHTKSSEDLRRRITVKNSIVVKCVLHLLLIELLSELFENEHFARSIPHWEAIQVTTLLEKSYEFARDFNQDYDLRTRLVEARVVDKIPNLLKQETSAAAVLINVLFKLYLNDEDKKPQLSKRLIDICNDVVLGYVSLDDRTMERSINSWRPVIVEILQGYYEFDDDDFRRYCSVMYNLVIKILDKNVPPDLRHAISIFLARVGELYVD; this is translated from the coding sequence ATGTCACAGGAGGAGACACCACAAGATTCTGTAGCGTCAATTGCGCCTGCTTCTACGGTTTCTCTGTCGTCAAGCGTTGAGGTAGCTGTTTCCGTACCCTTGGAAGCTTCACAGACGCAGGAACCGGAACAAAGTCGAAGGCCAACGGAATCCCAACAGCAGGAAGTCAGCCAACATGAGACATTTAAGACTAATCGGGAGCCTTTGAGCGAGCCGATTTTGAGCTCAAATGCGTCGAAGCATTCTAGAAACGTTTCCACCGTTTCGTCATCCGCTGGGGTCGCTAATATGAAGTCGACGACTTTACTGGTGAAGAGCACTTTACAGTCCATccaggaagaaaaagatttgaagaaatatccaaATGTGCAAAAGGTTGTGGAGAGAACATTGAGCAGAGTGTCGGAGACATTGACACACACCAATAATGAACCATACTATCTGGACTCTATACTGGTTTTTGAAGTGCTGAGAGCAGCTTGTCGGACGAAGTCTTCGAGGATTCAACTTAAGTCCTTGGATTGCCTTTCGAAGCTGTTTTCTTTCAGAGCGCTCGATGAATCGATACTCGTCAATCCGCCTGACTCGCTGGCTTCCAACGATCAGACCCAGGAGACTACCGGAATTACGCCTCCACCGAAGCAGAGACTGATTGATGCGGCTATCGACACTATAGCGGACTGTTTCCAAGGGGAAAGTACTGACTACAGGGTTGAGCTGCAGATTGTCAAGGCATTGTCGAGCTGTATTCTGGTAGAAGATCTGGGCTCATTATGCCACGGTGCGTCTTTATTGAAGGCCGTCAGAACCATTTACAACGTTTTTATTTTCTCATTAAGTGGGTCTAATCAAGGTATCGCGCAAGCGACGCTTACGCAGATTGTTTCGGCAGTTTTCGACAAGATCGATCTCAAACAGCTTTCACAAGCACCCAACGATGCCATCAAGAATCCAAAGGATTCATCGTCGTCAGTCGAGCAAGATTCGGGCTCTCAAGCCCCCCTAACACTAAATAACTTGAATGCtctgaatgatgaagaggacgacCGGATGGTTGAGGCAGCGCAGCAGCAAGAGCAAAACGGTACAGAGACAACGTCTCATAGCATGCAGGATTTGCTTATAAAAGATgccttcttggtcttcaGAGCTATGGCCAAGATATCAGCCAAGCCTTTAGAAGCGGAATTGGACATGAGGTCCCACGCCGTTAGATCGAAATTGCTATCTTTGCATATCATACATTCAATCATAAAGGACCACATCGAAGTCTTTCTATGCAAGACTGCTTACTTGCCCGGTACCGACTCCGTCACATTTTTGGACTCAGTCAGGCAGTACCTGTGCCTGCTTCTTTCCCGCAAtgcagcttcatcaatattCCCGGTGTTCGAGATCACTTTGGAGATTATGTGGCTACTGATAGCAAACCTAAGAGCAGATTTTAAAAGAGAGATTCCAGTATTTTTTACAGAGATCTACTTTCCAGTTTCAGAACTGAAAACCTCGACTTTTCAGCAAAAGCGATATTTTTTGAGCATCATTCAAAGGCTCTGCAGTGATCCTAGGACTCTGATAGAGTTTTATCTTAATTATGACTGCACAACTGGTATGCCCAACATAATGGAAATGATGGTTGATTACTTGACAAGGCTAGCCTTGACAAGAGTCGACATAAATCAAACTCAGAGAGCGTATTATGAGGAACAACTTGGAAAACCTTTGGCTACTTACAGCAGTGGTCAAGTGCCCCTTTTATCAGTAACAAACATGTCGGCTGCCACAGATGCGAATCAAGCAGTTTTGCCTTTTCCGTTGGAGTTTGCTCTTAAGATGACCTCGTTGAACTGTATTGTATCGATGCTGAGATCTTTGAGTTCATGGGCACATCGCGCTTTGAATACAAACGTAAATTCTAACAATACAGCCAGTCCCGGTAACGTTTCGAGATCGCCCTCATCGCTTGGACGAGGTCGACGGActtcttctgttttcgATTCTACCAATAGCTTAAAGAGCATTGCAGCTGACGATATGTCTGGCTCCGCAGCTTCGCGAGATATTGATGATCCTAGCCAGTTTGACAGCTTGAAACAACAGAAGACCGAACTTTCAGCATGTATCAGGCTCTTCAATAACAAACCAAAAAGGGCCATTCCAGAGCTGATCAAAAagaattttttgaaggaCGATTCCCCTGTATCTGTCGCAAAATGGCTTCTGGAAACGGACGGACTGGATTTGGCTGTTGTGGGAGATTTTCTCGGTGAAGGTGACGACCAGCATATCGCTATTATGCATGCAtttgttgatcaattcgATTTTACAGGCCTCTCGATAGTTGACGCGCTGAGAAAGTTCTTGCAAGAATTCAGACTGCCGGGTGAGGGGCAGAAAATCGACCGATTTATGCTTAAATTTGCTGAAAGATTTGTCGATCAAAATCCTGGTATGTTCGCCAAGGCAGACACAGCTTACGTCTTGTCATATTCCCTGATTATGTTGAATACCGATCTGCATTCATCTCAAATAAAAAACAAAATGACTTTGCAAGAGTTTCTGGAGAACAATGAAGGCATCGATAATGGTAAGGATTTGCCAAAGGATTTTATGGTTGGTCTGTTCAATGAGATTGCTAATAATGAGATTAAGCTTCAATCTGAGCAGCATCAGGCCATGCTCTCGGATGGCCAAAATTTCAtacaacaacagcagccgcCATCGGCgttcaattttttcagcagCAGGGATATTGTAAGGGAGGCTTATATGCAAGTTTCCAAGGAAATTTCATCCAAAACCGAGCTggttttcaaaaatttgaataAGACCAAGAGCGATGTCGGAGTTTTTCACGCTGCATCTCATGTGGAGCATGTTAAATCTATATTCGAAACGCTTTGGATGTCGTTTCTTGCGGCGTTAACGCCACCCTTTAAGGATTACGATGACATTGAGACGACCAACAAGTGCTTGGATGGCTTGAGAATATCTATCAGGATTTCAGCTACCTTCGGTATCGAGTATGCCAGAAAATCATTTATTGGTGCGTTGGTTCAGTTTTGTAACCTGCAGAActtggaagagatcaaaatcAAGAATGTTAATGCAATTATCGTTTTGCTTGAAGTTGCTTTGACTGAAGGGAATTTTTTCAGAGAGTCTTGGAAAGACGTTTTACTTGTGGTTTCACAAGTTGAGCGGTTGCAATTAATCTCCAGAGGCATTGATAGAGAAAGTGTTCCTGACGTTGCCCAAGCTAGAGTTGCAAATCATAGAATCTCCTTCGAATCAGCTAGATCAAATCAAACCTCCTTCTTCGATAAATGGACCAAAAAAGCGACACCATCTGAACTGGCTCAGGAAAAGCATCATAATCAGACTTTATCGCCAGAAATATCCAAATTCATTTCATCCAGCGAGTTGGTTCTTTTAATGGATAATATCTTCACTCAAAGTTCGAAACTATCTGGAAATGCCATCATAGACTTCATCAAAGCGCTAACGGATGTTTCTTTGGAGGAGGTTGAATCTTCTCAAGATGCTTCAACACCAAGAATGTTTTCTTTACAGAAGATGATTGACGTTTGCTACTACAATATGGACCGTATAAAGGTTGAATGGACTCCAATCTGGGCGGTTATGGGAGCAGCATTCAATAAAATAGCAACTAATCCGAACCTGGCTGTGGTTTTCTTCGCCATTGACTCATTGCGTCAGTTGTCCATGAGATTCCTAGATATTGAAGAGCTATCGGGTTTCGAATTTCAACATgacttcttgaaacccTTCGAATATATTGTCCAGAATAGCGGTAACACCGAGGTGCAGATGATGATTATTGAATGTTTTCGCAACTTTATACTGACAAAATCTGTTAAGATTAAGTCCGGATGGAAACCTATCCTGGAATCTCTTCAGTACACTGCCCGGTCTCAGAATGAATCGATTGTGTACAAAACCTATACACTGGCCAGCAACGATATTGTTGGTGAACATCTCGAGAATGTTTTCGCTCAAGAGGGCGCTTTCGGCGAGCTGGTAGCtgtcttcaaagagatcaCCAAAAATCAAAAATCTCAAAAGCTTTCGTTGCATGCTTTAGAGGCACTAAAGAAGATGACTCAAAAAATCGCTGAAATTTGCTTCGATGATGGCAGTGACGAGAAGAGGACAGAATATTATACTATGTTACTACGTGGAAAAGACATCTTCCAGGATATCTGGTTCCCTATGTTATTCTGTTTCAACGATACAATAATGACCGCTGACGACCTGGAGGTGCGATCTCGCGCTTTGAACTATATGTTTGATGCCCTTGTCGCATATGGAAATGAATTCGATGATGCATTCTGGGAGAAGATTTGCACAAAGCTCCTGTTCCCGATATTCGGTGTGCTATCAAAGCACTGGGAAGTCAACCAGTTTAATAGCCACGATGACCTGACGGTATGGCTATCGACAACACTAATACAGGCTCTGAGGAACCTGATTGCGCTATTTACGCACTACTTCGACtcgctgaacaagatgCTCGACGGGTTTCTTGGACTACTGGTATCGTGCATATGTCAGGAGAATGACACAATTGCTCGGATCGGCCGATCCTGTTTACAGCAATTAATTACCCAAAACGTCACTAAATTCAATGAAAGCCATTGGAGGGAGATAGGAGGGGTCTTTAAcaagctctttgagatGACCACAGCCACCGAGTTGTTCGAGTACGATCCGCTGCATCAGGGCAGACGCAGAAGTTCCACGCACCAACCGCTGGCTGACAACTGCGCCGCTAGTGGAAAGCAGCAGCCAGATGATTCTCATCCGAGCGGCAATATCGACGAGACGGTCGAAAGGGCGCACCAAGAGGAAGCTAGTGAGGATGTCGGCAATGACATGTCGGCggagcaagaagaagccgCACCACACGCCAACGGTAAGCAAGAGCTAAGCAAGCTGTCGGAGCCCTCCGCTCGCGAGCTGCGCCAAACCAGCCCATCCCGGGACCTGAAGCCCGCCAGAAGGCTCGTCCACACGAAGAGCAGCGAGGACCTGCGCCGCAGAATCACAGTCAAGAACTCGATCGTCGTCAAATGCGTGTTGCACCTGCTGCTAATCGAGCTGCTCAGcgagctcttcgaaaacgAGCACTTCGCCCGCAGCATACCGCACTGGGAAGCCATCCAAGTGACCACGCTGCTGGAAAAATCGTACGAGTTTGCCCGCGACTTCAACCAGGACTACGACCTGCGCACCAGACTGGTCGAGGCCCGCGTCGTCGACAAGATACCGAACCTGCTGAAGCAGGAAACCAGCGCCGCCGCAGTGCTCATCAACGtgctcttcaagctctaCCTCAACGACGAGGACAAGAAGCCCCAACTCAGCAAGAGACTCATCGACATCTGCAACGACGTGGTCCTGGGCTACGTCTCGCTCGACGACCGCACCATGGAGCGCAGCATAAACTCCTGGCGCCCCGTCATCGTCGAGATCCTACAGGGCTACTACGAGttcgacgacgacgacttCAGACGCTACTGCTCCGTCATGTACAACCTCGTCATCAAGATCCTCGACAAGAACGTGCCGCCTGACCTCAGGCACGCCATCAGCATCTTCCTCGCCAGAGTCGGCGAGCTCTACGTAGACTAG
- the ACS2 gene encoding acetate--CoA ligase ACS2 (ancestral locus Anc_8.367), with product MTVKEHKVVHEAQNVKAVGAPQHFFDSQPDKSYIADMEQYRRMYEQSIKDPETFFGEKGREFLDWDKPFTKVKSGSLEKGDVAWFLNGELNAAYNCVDRHAFANPSKPALIYEADDEKDNRVITFGELLRQVSEVAGVLKSWGVRKGDTVAVYLPMIPEAVVAMLAVARLGAIHSVVFAGFSAGSLKDRVVDAGCKVVITCDEGKRGGKTVHTKKIVDEGLNGVDQVSKILVFQRTGTEGIPMRAGRDYWWHLEAEKHRGYLPPVPCNAEDPLFLLYTSGSTGSPKGVVHTTGGYLLGAALTTRYVFDIHPEDVLFTAGDVGWITGHTYALYGPLVLGTATIIFESTPAYPDYGRYWRIIERHRATHFYVAPTALRLIKRVGEAEIAKYDTSSLRVLGSVGEPISPDLWEWYYEKVGNKNCVICDTMWQTESGSHLIAPLAGAVPTKPGSATVPFFGIDACIIDPVTGIEIEGNDVEGVLAVKSSWPSMARSVWENHSRYIETYLKPYPGYYFTGDGAGRDHDGYYWIRGRVDDVVNVSGHRLSTAEIESSLTNHENVSEAAVVGISDELTGQAVIAFVSLKGGYVQENVSEGDADHVTPENVRRELILQVRGEIGPFAAPKSVILVRDLPKTRSGKIMRRVLRKVASNEAEQLGDLSTLANANVVPAIISATENQFFAAKRK from the coding sequence ATGACAGTGAAAGAGCATAAGGTTGTTCACGAAGCTCAGAATGTGAAGGCGGTGGGAGCTCCGCAGCATTTCTTTGACTCGCAGCCGGACAAGAGTTACATAGCGGACATGGAGCAGTACCGCAGGATGTACGAGCAGTCTATCAAGGATCCGGAGACGTTTTTCGGCGAGAAGGGCAGAGAGTTCTTGGACTGGGACAAGCCATTCACGAAGGTTAAGTCCGGGAGCTTGGAGAAGGGCGATGTGGCGTGGTTCCTGAACGGGGAATTGAACGCAGCGTACAACTGTGTGGACAGACACGCGTTTGCGAACCCATCGAAACCGGCGTTGATATACGAGGCTGACGATGAGAAGGACAACCGGGTCATCACGTTTGGAGAGCTGTTGAGACAGGTTTCTGAGGTGGCAGGagtgttgaagagctgggGCGTCAGGAAGGGCGACACAGTCGCTGTGTATCTGCCCATGATTCCAGAGGCTGTGGTTGCCATGTTGGCTGTGGCCCGTTTGGGTGCTATCCACTCTGTGGTGTTCGCTGGGTTTTCCGCTGGCTCTTTGAAGGACCGTGTCGTGGACGCTGGTTGCAAAGTGGTCATTACCTGCGACGAAGGTAAGAGAGGTGGCAAGACTGTGCACACTAAGAAGATCGTCGACGAGGGCTTGAACGGTGTGGACCAGGTCTCCAAGATCCTGGTTTTCCAGAGAACCGGCACCGAGGGTATCCCGATGAGAGCCGGCAGAGATTACTGGTGGCACTTGGAAGCCGAGAAACACAGGGGCTATCTGCCACCGGTTCCTTGTAACGCTGAGGACCCATTGTTTTTGCTGTACACTTCGGGCTCTACCGGCTCTCCAAAGGGTGTGGTGCACACTACTGGTGGTTACTTGCTTGGTGCTGCATTGACCACAAGATATGTGTTCGACATCcatccagaagatgtgTTGTTCACCGCTGGTGACGTGGGCTGGATCACAGGCCACACTTACGCTTTATACGGTCCACTGGTTTTGGGTACCGCCACCATCATCTTCGAATCCACGCCCGCATACCCAGACTACGGTAGGTACTGGAGAATCATTGAGCGTCACAGAGCTACTCACTTCTACGTTGCGCCAACCGCCTTGAGATTGATCAAGCGTGTTGGTGAGGCTGAGATCGCCAAATATGACACATCGTCGCTTCGTGTGCTTGGTTCCGTCGGTGAGCCTATCTCCCCCGATCTGTGGGAATGGTACTACGAAAAGGTCGGTAACAAGAACTGTGTCATCTGTGACACCATGTGGCAGACCGAGTCCGGTTCGCACCTGATCGCACCTTTGGCTGGTGCAGTGCCAACCAAGCCTGGTTCCGCCACGGTTCCATTTTTCGGTATTGACGCTTGCATCATCGACCCCGTTACTGGTATCGAGATCGAGGGCAACGACGTCGAAGGTGTCCTGGCAGTGAAGTCTTCGTGGCCATCCATGGCTAGATCTGTCTGGGAAAACCACAGCCGTTACATTGAGACCTATCTAAAGCCATACCCAGGTTACTACTTCACAGGTGACGGTGCCGGAAGAGACCACGACGGTTACTACTGGATCAGAGGCAGAGTCGACGATGTGGTTAACGTCTCCGGTCACAGATTGTCCACCGCTGAAATCGAATCGTCTTTGACCAATCACGAGAACGTTTCCGAGGCCGCCGTCGTTGGTATCAGTGACGAATTGACTGGTCAAGCCGTCATTGCCTTCGTCTCCTTGAAGGGTGGCTACGTACAGGAAAACGTCTCGGAGGGAGATGCCGACCATGTCACTCCAGAGAACGTCCGTCGTGAATTGATCTTGCAAGTTAGAGGTGAAATCGGTCCGTTTGCAGCCCCAAAGAGCGTCATCTTGGTCAGAGACCTACCAAAGACAAGATCCGGTAAGATCATGAGAAGAGTTCTCAGAAAGGTCGCATCGAATGAAGCAGAGCAGTTGGGCGATTTGAGCACCCTAGCCAACGCCAACGTTGTTCCAGCCATCATTTCTGCCACAGAGAACCAATTTTTTGctgcaaagagaaaataA